Below is a window of Mycolicibacterium chitae DNA.
AGCTCGAATCGCACGTTTCGTTGGTGCCCCGTCACCAGATCTTGATGTCGAGCAGGAAGAATGGCCGCCGATGGACTTCTACAGCGTCTACCAGCACGGTTTCGTCCGCGTGGCCGCCTGCACGCTGACCACGACCCTGGCCGACCCCGGCGCCAACGCCGAGGCGGTGCTGAGCACCGCCCGCGAATGCCACGGCGAGGGGGTGGCGCTGGCGGTCTTCCCCGAGCTGACCCTGACGGGGTACTCGATCGAGGACATCCTGCTGCAGGACACCCTGCTCGACGCGGTGGAACGAGCCGTGGTCGACCTTGCCGAGGCCTCGGCCGAGCTGGTGCCGGTGCTGGTGGTCGGGGCCCCGCTGCGGTTCGGCAACCGGGTCTACAACACCGCGGTGGTGCTGCATCGCGGCACGGTCCTGGGTGTCGTGCCCAAGTCCTACGTGCCGAACTACCGCGAGTTCTACGAACGACGGCAGCTCGCCCCCGGCGACGATGAGCGCGGGCTCATCTCCTTCGGCGGGCTCGAGGCGCCGTTCGGCGCCGACCTGCTGTTCGCCGCCGTCGACCATCCGGATTTCGTGTTGCACGTCGAGATCTGCGAGGACATGTGGGTGCCGGTGCCGCCGAGCGCCCCCGCGGCGCTGGCGGGGGCGACGGTGCTGGCGAACCTGTCGGGCAGCCCCATCACGGTGGGCCGCGCCGAGGACCGCAAGCTGATGGCGCGCTCGGCGTCCTCGCGCTGCCTGGCCGCCTACGTCTACGCCGCGGCCGGTCAGGGCGAATCGACCACCGACCTGGCCTGGGACGGCCAGACCATGATCTACGAGAACGGCGTGCTGCTGGCCGAATCCGAGCGGTTCCCCAAGGGCCCGCTGCGCAGCGTCGCCGACGTCGACGTGTCGCTGTTGCGCGCCGAGCGGCTGCGGATGGGCACCTTCGACGACAACCGCCGCACCTTCGGCATCGACCAGACCAGCACGCGCCGAATCGAATTCACCCTCGACCCGCCCGACGGCGACATCGGGCTGCGGCGCCGGGTGGAACGCTTCCCGTTCGTGCCGTCGGATCCCTCGCGGCTGCAGCAGGATTGCTACGAGGCCTACAGCATCCAGGTCGCCGGGCTCGAGCAGCGGCTGCGGGCGCTGAACTATCCGAAGGTGGTGCTCGGCGTCTCCGGCGGGCTGGATTCGACCCACGCGCTGATCGTCGCGGCAAGGGCCATGGACCGAGAAGGCCGCCCGCGCAGCGACATCCTGGCGTTCACCATGCCCGGCTTCGCCACCGGCGACCGGACCAAGGGCAACGCGATCGCGCTGTCGGAGGCGCTCGGCGTCACCTTCGCCGAGATCGACATCCGCGACACCGCCAAGCTGATGCTCACCGAGATGGACCACCCGTTTGGCCGCGGCAAGGAGGTCTACGACGTCACGTTCGAGAACGTGCAGGCGGGCCTGCGCACCGACTACCTGTTCCGGCTGGCCAACCAGCGCGGCGGCATCGTGCTGGGCACCGGTGATCTGTCCGAGCTGGCGCTGGGCTGGTCCACCTACGGGGTGGGCGATCAGATGTCGCACTACAACGTCAACGGTGGGGTGCCGAAAACCCTGATCCAGCACCTCATCCGGTGGGTCATCTCCAGCGGGCAGTTCGACGACGACGTCGACGCCGTATTGCAATCGGTACTCGACACCGAGATCAGCCCCGAACTGGTGCCCACCGGCGAGGACGAGGAGATCCAGAGCAGCGAGGACAAGATCGGTCCGTATGTGCTGCAGGACTTCTCGCTGTTCCAGGTGCTGCGCTACGGGTTCGGGCCGGCCAAGGTGGCGTTTTTGGCCTGGCACGCCTGGCACGACGCCGAGCAGGGACACTGGCCGATGGGGTATCCGCTGGACAAGCGGCCGGCCTACTCGCTGGCCGACATTCGGCACTGGCTGCAGGTGTTCGCGCAGCGGTTCTACTCGTTCAGCCAGTTCAAGCGCTCCGCGCTGCCCAACGGCCCCAAGGTCTCCGCGGGCGGTGCGTTGTCCCCGCGCGGGGACTGGCGCGCACCGTCGGACATGTCGGCGCGGATCTGGCTCGACGCCATCGAACGTGAGGTGCCCGAGCGCTGAGCGCGGCTCAGCCGGATCCGAGCGCCAGCACGTCCTCGATCGCCTCGTCGGTGGGTGCGCAGTCGCCGGCGCCCTCGGTCAGCGTCGCCAGCGCGCCCGCGGCGCACGCGCGGCGCAGCGCCCGGAGCGGATCCGCGGCCCAGCCCGCCGCGAGCACCCCGGCGAACACATCGCCGGCGCCGCTGGTGTCGAGCGCCTCCACGGCCGGCGATTCCACCGTCACCTCCCCGTCGGGCCCGGTGTAGCGGGCCCCGTCGGCACCCCGGGTCACCACCAGATGCGGCACCGGCCACTGCCACTGCGCGGCCTCGGACTCGTTGACCACCACCACGTCGACCGCGGCGGCCAGCTCCGCCAAGGCCGCCGGGTCCGCACCCGGCGGGGAGGCGTTGAGCATCACCGTCGCCCCCGTGGAGCGGGCTTGGCGGGCCGCGGCCAACGCCGTCGGCAACGGAATCTCGAGCTGCACCAGCAGCACGTCGCAGTCGCCGACGAGGTCGCGCACGCGCTGCGAGTCCAGCGTCAGGTGGGCGTTGGCGCCGGGGGAGACCACGATGAGGTTCTCGGCGCTGTTCTCCTCGACCAGGATCACCGCGGCGCCGCTGGGCACCGGCAGCGTGGCGACGCCGTCGAGGCCGACACCGTTGGCGTCCAGATGCGCGCGCAGCTGCTGCGCGGCGGCGTCCTCGCCGAGCGCGGCGACCAACTGCACCTGCGCCCCGGCCCGGGCCGCGGCCACCGCCTGGTTGCCGCCCTTTCCGCCCGGGCCCAGCGTCGTCGAGGACGCCAGGATGGTTTCGCCCGGTTTGGGCAGCGCGGCCACGCCGTAGACCGCGTCGAGGTTCACACTGCCGACCACCGTCACCCGAGCCACCCGGCCAGGCTAACCCGCGATACGCTGGGACGATGAATCTGCAAGCAGCCACGCTTTCGGATGCCCAGGCCGACCTGCGCGCACAGGTCCACGACGCCGCGCGCCGCGCCCGGGCCGCCTCGCGCGCCGTGGCCGCGCTGACCACCGCCGTCAAGGATCAGGCCCTGCACGCCGCGGCCGACGCCGTGCTGGCCGCCGTCGACGACATCCTCGCGGCCAACGGCGAGGACCTGACCGCCGCCCGCGCCGCGGGCACCCCCGAGGCCATGCTCGACCGGTTGGCGCTCAACCCGCAGCGCGTCGAGGGCATCGCCGCCGGCCTGCGCCAGGTGGCGGGCCTGCCGGACCCGGTCGGCGAGGTGCTGCGCGGCCGGACCCTGCCCAACGGGCTGCAGCTGCGCCAGCAACGCGTGCCGCTCGGGGTGGTCGGCATCGTCTACGAGGGCCGGCCCAACGTCACCGTCGACGCCTTCGGCCTGACGCTGAAGTCCGGCAACGCCGTGCTGCTGCGCGGCAGCTCCTCGGCGGCCCGTTCCAACGCGGCGCTGGTGGCGGTGCTGCGCGACGCGCTGACGGCCGAGGGCCTGCCGGCCGACGCGGTGCAGCTGCTGCCGAGCGCCGACCGCGCGAGCGTCACCCACCTGATCCAGGCCCGCGGGCTGGTCGACGTGGTGATCCCGCGCGGCGGCGCGGGCCTGATCGACGCCGTCGTGCGCGACGCCACGGTGCCCACCATCGAGACCGGTGTCGGCAACTGCCACGTCTACATCGACGCCGCCGCCGACCTCGAGGTCGCCGAGCGCATCCTGTTGAACTCCAAGACCCGTCGTCCCAGCGTCTGCAACGCCGCGGAGACGCTGCTGGTCGACCGGGCGCTTGCCGAGACCGCGCTGCCGCGGCTGACCGCCGCGCTGTCCGAGGCCGGCGTCGCCGTGCACAGCGAGCCCAGCGAGGACCAGCTGCGCGCCGAGTTCCTGTCGATGGACCTGGCCGTGGCCCTGGTGGACGGCGTCGACGGCGCGATCGCCCACATCAACGAGTACGGCACCGGCCACACCGAGGCCATCGTCACCACGGATCTGGCCGCGGCCCAACGCTTCACCGAACAGGTGGACGCCGCCGCGGTGATGGTCAACGCGGCCACCTCGTTCACCGACGGCGAGCAGTTCGGGTTCGGCGCCGAGATCGGTATCTCGACCCAGAAACTGCATGCCCGCGGCCCCATGGGATTGTCGGAACTGACCTCGAGCAAATGGATTGTTTGGGGCGACGGTCACATCCGGCCCGCCTGATGAGTAACGAGGAGCTTCCTTTGGACACCCCAGCTCGGCCCGCGCCGCTGTTCACCGACATCGACGACGTGACCCGTCGGCTCACCGAGACCGGCTACCTGCCCGACACCGCCACCGCCACCGCGGTCTTTTTGGCCGACCAGCTGGGCAAGCCGCTGCTGGTGGAGGGCCCGGCCGGGGTCGGAAAGACCGAGCTGGCCCGCGCGGTGGCCCAGTGCACCGGGGCCGGGCTGGTGCGGCTGCAGTGCTACGAGGGGGTCGACGAGGCCCGCGCGCTCTACGAGTGGAACCACGCCAAGCAGATCCTGCGCATTCAGTCCGGTTCGGGGGACTGGGACCAGACCAAGATGGACGTGTTCAGCGAGGAATTCCTGCTGCAGCGGCCGCTGCTGACCGCCATCCGCCGCACCGACCCCACCGTGCTGCTGATCGACGAGACCGACAAGGCCGACATCGAGATCGAGGGCCTGCTGCTCGAGGTGCTGTCCGACTTCGCGGTCACCGTCCCCGAACTCGGCACCATCACCGCCGAGCGCAAGCCGTTCGTGCTGCTCACCTCGAACGCCACCCGGGAGCTCTCCGAGGCGCTCAAGCGGCGCTGCCTGTTCCTGCACATCGACTTCCCCGACGCCGACCTCGAGCGCCGGATCCTGCTGTCGCGGGTCCCGGAACTGCCGGAGAAGCTCGCCGAGGAACTGGTACGCATCATCGGCGTGCTGCGCGGCATGCAACTCAAGAAGGTGCCGTCGGTGGCCGAGACCATCGACTGGGGCCGCACCGTGCTGGCCCTGGGCATGGACACCATCGACGACGCGGCCATCGCCGCGACGCTCGGCGTCGTCCTCAAGCATCAGTCCGATCAGACCAAGGCCAGCTCCGAGCTCCGGCTCAACTGAGGCCGCACTGATGGCACCCCGGCGCACCAGCCCCCCACAGCCACTGGCCCCGCACGGGCTGCCGGGCCACCTCGTCGGCTTCGTCGAAGCGCTGCGCGCACAAGGTATCTCGGTCGGGCCGTCGGAAACCGTCGACGCCGGCAAGGTGCTCGCGACGCTCGGCCTCGGGGATCGGGAGGTGCTGCGCGAGGGGTTGGCGTGCGCGGTGCTGCGCCGGTCGGATCACCGCGAGACCTACGACGCGATGTTCGACCTGTGGTGGCCGGCCGCGCTCGGCGACCGCACGGTCCTGGCCGACGACGACGGCGTGCCGGAAGCCGACCAGCCGCCGACGCTGCCGCCCGAGGACGTCGAGGCCATGCGGGCGATGCTGCTGGATCTGCTCTCGCAGAACCAGGATCTGGCCGACATGGATCAGCGCCTGGCCGCCATGATCGCCCAGATCGTCGAGCAGTACGGCAAGTACAACTCCAGCCGGGGCCCGTCGTACTCGAGCTATCAGGCGCTCAAGTCGATGGCCCTGGACGAGTTGGAGGGCAAGCTGCTGGCCGGTCTGCTGGCCCCCTACGGCGAGAGCCCGTCGCCGACCCAGGAAGAGATCGCCAAATCGCTTGCCGCCCAACGGATCGCCCAGATCCGCAAGATGGTCGAGTCCGAGACCAAGCGGCGCACCGCCGAGCAGCTGGGCCGCGACCACGTGCAGATGTACGGCATCCCGCAGCTGGCCGAGAACGTCGAGTTCCTGCGCGCCTCCGGGGAACAGCTCAAGCAGATGCGCAAGACCGTGGCGCCGCTGGCCCGCACGCTGGCCACCCGGCTGGCTGCCAAGCGGCGCCGGCACCGCGCCGGCCAGATCGACCTGCGCAAGACGCTGCGCAAGTCGATGTCCACCGGCGGGGTGCCCATCGACGTCGTGCTGGCCAAGCCGCGCCCGGCGCGCCCTGAACTCGTCGTGCTCTGCGACGTGTCCGGATCGGTCGCCGGCTTCAGCCACTTCACCCTGCTGCTGGTCGACGCGCTGCGTCAGCAGTTCTCCCGGGTGCGGGTCTTCGCGTTCATCGACACCACCGACGAGGTGACCCACCTGTTCGGCCCGGACGCCGACCTGGCGGTGGCCGTGCAGCGGATCACCCGCGAGGCGGAGGTCTACACCCGCGACGGCCACAGCGACTACGGGCACGCGTTCTCGTCGTTCCTGGACAAGTTCCCCAACGTGCTCTCGCCGCGCAGTTCGCTGCTGATCCTCGGCGACGGCCGCAACAACTACCGCAACCCGGAACTGGAACTGCTGGCCCACATGGTCAGCGCCAGCCGGCACGCGCACTGGCTCAACCCCGAACCCCGCCATCTGTGGGGTAGCGGGGACTCGGCGGTCCCGCGCTACGAGGAGATCATCACCATGCACGAATGCCGGTCGGCCAAGCAGTTGGCCTCGGTGATCGACAACCTGCTCCCCGTATAGCGGGATTTCGGCGTGATTTCCCATGCTCACCGTGGAAAATCACGCCGAGATCGCTCCAGTAAGCTGGCCTACCGTGAAACGGCTGGGCGTGATGGGGGGGACCTTCGATCCCATTCACAACGGGCACCTGGTCGCGGCCAGCGAGGTGGCCGACCTGTTCGGCCTCGACGAGGTGGTGTTCGTCCCCACCGGACAGCCCTGGCAGAAGCACGGCCGATCGGTGACCGCGGCCGAGGACCGCTACCTGATGACGGTGATCGCCACCGCGTCCAACCCGCGCTTCACGGTCAGCCGGGTCGACATCGACCGCGGCGGCCCGACCTACACCAAGGACACCCTGCGCGACCTCAAGGCCGCCAACGCCGACACCGAGCTGTACTTCATCACTGGCGCCGACGCGCTGGCGTCGATCCTGAGCTGGCAGAACTGGGAGGAGATGTTCTCCCTGGCCCGGTTCATCGGGGTCAGCCGACCCGGCTTCGAACTCGACAGCAAGCACATCACCGAGGCCATGTCCGAACTGCCCGCCGAGGCGCTGACCCTCGTCGAGATCCCCGCGCTGGCGATCTCGTCCACCGACTGCCGCAACCGCGCCGCGCAATCGCGGCCCATCTGGTACCTGGTACCGGACGGTGTGGTGCAGTACGTCGCCAAGCGGGCGCTGTACCGCAGCCATCCGACCGCCGTTCCGATCCCCGAGGTGAACCCATGACCGCGACCGACGAAGCCCTCGAGATGGCCGCCGTGGCCGCCCGCGCGGCCGCCGACAAACTCGCCGAGGACGTGGTGGTGATCGACGTCTCCGGTCAGCTGGTCATCACTGACTGCTTCGTGATCGCCACGGGCGCCAACGACCGTCAGGTCAACGCCATCGTCGACGAGGTCGAGGAGAAGATGCGCCAGGCCGGCAACAAGCCGGCGCGCCGCGAGGGCACCCGGGAGGGCCGCTGGGTCCTGCTCGACTACGTCGACGTGGTGGTGCACATCCAGCACCGCGACGAGCGCGAGTTCTACGCGCTGGACCGGCTGTGGAAGGACTGCCCGGTGGTGCCGGTGGACCTGGGTGATCGCCCCGGCGACGGATCCGGCGAGGATCAGCAGTGAGGATCCGCCGACTGGTCATGCTGCGGCACGGCCAGACCGAGTACAACGCCGGCAGCCGGATGCAGGGCCAGCTGGACACCGACCTGTCCGAGTTGGGCCGCGCGCAGGCGGTCGCGGCCGCCGAGGTGCTGGGCAAGCGCCGGCCGCTGCTGATCGTGTCCTCGGATCTGCGCCGGGCCTACGACACCGCGGTGACCCTCGGCGAGCAGGCCGGCGTGCCGGTCGAGGTCGACAAGCGGCTGCGCGAAACGCATCTGGGGGACTGGCAGGGGTTGACCCACACCGAGGTCGACGCCCTGGCCCCGGGGGCGCGCCTGGCGTGGCGCGACGACGCCCGCTGGGCCCCGCACGGCGGGGAGAGTCGGGTGGATGTCGCCGAGCGCAGCGTGCCGCTGGTGACCGAACTCGTGGGCAGCCAACGGGATTGGGGTGCCGACGAATCCGATCGGCCGGTGGTGCTGGTGGCCCACGGCGGCCTGATCGCCGCGCTGACCGCGGCCCTGCTCGGGATCCCGGTGGACAACTGGCCGATCCTGGGCGGGATGGGCAACGCCAGCTGGGTGCAGCTGGCCGGGCATTCGGCCCCGGACGCGGCCTTCGAGGGCATCCGGTGGCGCCTCGATGTCTGGAACGCCTCGGCGCAGGTGGCCAACGATGTCCTCTGATCCCGGGGCGCGCAAGACGCTGCTGGTGTTCGCCGACTCGCTGGCCTACTACGGACCGACCGGCGGACTGCCCTCCGACGACCCGCGCATCTGGCCCAATATCGTTGCCCGGCAGCTCGACTGGGATCTCGAACTGATCGGTCGGATCGGCTGGACCTGCCGCGACGTGTGGTGGGCCGCGACCCAGGACCCGCGCTCGTGGGCCGCGCTGCCGCGCGCGGGGGCGGTGGTCTTCGCGACCTGCGGCATGGATTCGCTGCCCTCGCCGCTGCCGACCGCGCTGCGCGAGTCGATCCGCTACGTCCGCCCGGCGCGCCTGCGCCGCTGGGTGCGCGACGGCTACGGGTGGTTGCAGCCGCGGCTGTCGCCGGTCGCGCGGCCCGCGCTGCCGCCGCACCTGACGGCCGAATACCTCGAGATGACCCGCGGCGCAATCGACTTCAACCGACCCGGCATCCCCATGGTCGCCACGCTGCCCAGCGTGCACACCGCCGACACCTACGGCAACTCGCACCGCGGCCGCGACGGTACCGTCGCGGCGATCACCTCCTGGGCGGCCGAGCACGACGTGCCGCTGGTGGACCTCAAGGAAGCCGTCGCCGACGAGATCTACGGCGGCCGGGGCAATCCCGACGGCATTCACTGGAACTTCGAGGCGCACGAGGCCGTCGCGGAGTTGATGCTCAAGGCGCTGGCCGTCGCGGTCGAGAAATCGGGCGGTTGATCGGTGCCGGTCATAGTCGTCACCGACTCCGCCGCCCGGCTACCCACCGAACTTGCTGACGCACACGGTATCCGGGTGGTTCCGCTGCACATCCTGCTCGACGGGGCGGATCTGCACGACGGGGTCGACGACGTACCGCCGGACATCCACGACCGGCAGGCCAGCACCGCCGGCGCCAGCCCGGAGGAACTACGCACGGCCTATCGGCGGGCCCTGGCCGACAGCGACGGCGCGGGGGTGGTGGCGGTGCACCTGTCCGCCGCGCTGTCGAGCACGTTCGGCGCGGCACAGCAGGCCGCCGCCGAGGTGGGTCCCGAGGTGGCGGTGGTGGATTCCCGCTCGACGGCCATGGGCACCGGCTTCGTGGCGCTCGCCGCGGCCCGCGCGGCCGCTGCCGGCGCGGACCGTCACGCCGTTGCGGCCCAGGCGCATTCGGCGATCGGCCGCAGCCACGGCTACATCGTGGTGCACCGGCTGGACAATTTGCGGCGCAGCGGACGCATCGGCGGCGCGGCGGCCTGGCTGGGTACCGCGCTGTCGCTGAAGCCGCTGCTGCGCATCGACGACGGCAAACTGGTGCTGGCCCAACGGGTCCGGACGCCGAGCAAGGCGGTCGCGACCATGATCGACCGGGTCTGCGAGGTGGTGGGTCCGCGCGCGGCCGCGCTGGCGGTGCATCACGTGGCCAATCCCGACGGCGCCGACGAGGTGGCCGCCGTTCTGGCCGAACGCCTGCCGGCCTGCCCGCCGGCCCTGCGCAGCGAGCTGGGTCCGGTGCTGGCGTTGCATGTCGGCGCCGGTGCGGTCGCCGTCGTCGCCGACGTGCCCGAGGGCGAATAACCCGCGGCTGTCCACAGCGCGGGCTTGCTCCACAGGAGCCGGCGGCGGGGGCGGCGAATGTCGCGGCGCGGTCCTAGCGTCGGCGGCATGCCCCACGAAACACCCGCGGATCGGCTGCGCCGCCTCGACGGCCTCGACGTCGATCCGGACGCCGACGACACCGACGACGGTGACCCCCGGGACCTGCTGCCGCGCTGGTTGCCCGACGCCGACGCGGGCCACGACGGCACGCTGCGCGGCTGGATGGCCGCCGCGCGGGCGGACCCGGGCCGCGCCGGCGGGTTCGCGTTGGCCGGTGTCGCGGCCCTGGCGGTGCTGGTGACCGTATTCACCCTGATGCGCGACGACCCCACCCCGGTGGCGTCGGCCAAGCTGCCGCCGGTGGAGATGGCGGCCTCGGCGAGCCCCGGCCCCAGCGCGAGTGCGCCCGCGCCGCCCCCGGATCAACCGGTGGTGGTCAGCGTCGTCGGCCTGGTGCAGCAGCCCGGGCTGGTCACGGTGGCGCCGGGGGCCCGGGTGGCCGACGCGCTGACCGCCGCCGGCGGCGCCCTGACCGGCGCCGACACCGTGGGGCTGAACCTGGCGCGCCACCTCAGCGACGGCGAACAGGTGGTGGTCGGCCTGTCGCCGGCGCCGGGCGCGCCGCCGGTCCTGGGCAGTTCGATCAGCGGCGGTCCCGCCCCGGGCGGCGGCGCCACCCCGGCCCCCGGTGCCCCGGCGGACGGCGACGATCCAGGGGCCCCGCTGGACCTCAACACCGCGACCGCCGCTCAGCTCGAGGAGCTGCCCGGCATCGGCCCGGTGACCGCGGCCGCCATCGTCGCGTGGCGCGAACAGCACGGGGGCTTCACCGGCGTCGAGCAACTCGGGGAGGTCGACGGGATCGGGCCGGCGCGGCTGGAGCGGCTGCGCGACCAGGTTCGGGTGTGAATGATCGCCCCGATCTGCGCCTGGTACCCGCGGCACTGGTCGCGTGGGCGATCACCGCCGCGGGCACCTACTGGAACCTCGGGGCCGCGTCGGCGGTGGTGTGCCTGGTCGTCGCGGCGGTGGCCGCCGTGCTGCGGGGCCGTATGCCGGCGGAGCGAGACACGGCCCGGGTGATCGGCGCGGTCGTGACCACCGCGGCGCTGGTGGGAGTAGGCTTTGGCCTGGCGATCAGCCTGCGCGCCAACAGTATTCGCACCCATCCGGTGGTCGACCGGTACGGCACCACGGCGACCGTGACGGTGGTGGCCGCCGAATCGCCGCTGTCCATCGGCAGTGGCCGGCTGTTGATCCGCGCCGATTTGCGCCAAGTCGACGACCTGCGCACCCGGGGCCGGGTGGTGGTGTTCGCGCCCGTGCTGCAATACCACGCGGTCACCGCGGGGCAGCCGCTGCGCTTTCGCGCCCGGGTCACCCCGCCCGGCCGCCGCGACCTCACCGTCGCGGCGCTCAACGCCTCTGGCGAACCCACCCTCGGCGAACCCTCGGCGCTGCAGCGCGCGGCGGCCACCGTGCGCGCGCGGCTGGCCGCGCGGGCCCGGGAGGTCCTGCCCGCCGATCAGGCCGCGATGCTGCCCGCGCTGGTCCTCGGCGACACCTCCGCGGTGCCGCCGGCGGCCACAAGGGAGTTCCGCATCGCCGGGCTGACCCACCTGACCGCGGTCTCGGGCGCCAACGTCACGATCGTCTGCGGGGCGGTGCTGCTGGGCGCGGGGCTGCTCGGCCCGCGGAGCGCGGTCGTGCTCGCCGCCGTCGCGCTCGTGGCGTTCGTGGTGGTGGTGCAGCCGACCGCCAGCGTGCTGCGGGCCGCGGTGATGGGGGCCATCGCGCTGCTGGCGCTGTTGACCGCGCGGCGCCGCCAGGCCATCCCGGCCCTGGCCGGCGCGGTGCTGGTGTTGCTGGTGGTCGCGCCGCAGCTGGCCGTCGACGTCGGATTCGCGCTGTCGGTGTCGGCGACCGCCGCGCTGATCGTGCTCGCGCCGCGTTGGTCGCAGCGCCTGGTCGGGCGCGGCTGGCCCAAGCCGCTGGCCGACGCCGTGTGCATGGCGGTGGCCGCGCAGCTGGTCACCGCCCCGCTGGTGGCCGGGATCTCCGGCACCCTGAGCCTGGTCGCGGTGCTGGCCAACCTGCTGGTGACCGTCGTGATCGCGCCGATCACGCTGCTGGGCACCGCGGCCGCGGCGCTGGGCATGCTGTGGCCGGCCGCCGCGCGGCTGCTGATCCGGTTCACCGGCCCGGAGCTGTGGTGGCTGCTGCAGGTGGCGCACTGG
It encodes the following:
- a CDS encoding NAD(+) synthase; translation: MDFYSVYQHGFVRVAACTLTTTLADPGANAEAVLSTARECHGEGVALAVFPELTLTGYSIEDILLQDTLLDAVERAVVDLAEASAELVPVLVVGAPLRFGNRVYNTAVVLHRGTVLGVVPKSYVPNYREFYERRQLAPGDDERGLISFGGLEAPFGADLLFAAVDHPDFVLHVEICEDMWVPVPPSAPAALAGATVLANLSGSPITVGRAEDRKLMARSASSRCLAAYVYAAAGQGESTTDLAWDGQTMIYENGVLLAESERFPKGPLRSVADVDVSLLRAERLRMGTFDDNRRTFGIDQTSTRRIEFTLDPPDGDIGLRRRVERFPFVPSDPSRLQQDCYEAYSIQVAGLEQRLRALNYPKVVLGVSGGLDSTHALIVAARAMDREGRPRSDILAFTMPGFATGDRTKGNAIALSEALGVTFAEIDIRDTAKLMLTEMDHPFGRGKEVYDVTFENVQAGLRTDYLFRLANQRGGIVLGTGDLSELALGWSTYGVGDQMSHYNVNGGVPKTLIQHLIRWVISSGQFDDDVDAVLQSVLDTEISPELVPTGEDEEIQSSEDKIGPYVLQDFSLFQVLRYGFGPAKVAFLAWHAWHDAEQGHWPMGYPLDKRPAYSLADIRHWLQVFAQRFYSFSQFKRSALPNGPKVSAGGALSPRGDWRAPSDMSARIWLDAIEREVPER
- a CDS encoding ribokinase, with translation MARVTVVGSVNLDAVYGVAALPKPGETILASSTTLGPGGKGGNQAVAAARAGAQVQLVAALGEDAAAQQLRAHLDANGVGLDGVATLPVPSGAAVILVEENSAENLIVVSPGANAHLTLDSQRVRDLVGDCDVLLVQLEIPLPTALAAARQARSTGATVMLNASPPGADPAALAELAAAVDVVVVNESEAAQWQWPVPHLVVTRGADGARYTGPDGEVTVESPAVEALDTSGAGDVFAGVLAAGWAADPLRALRRACAAGALATLTEGAGDCAPTDEAIEDVLALGSG
- a CDS encoding glutamate-5-semialdehyde dehydrogenase encodes the protein MNLQAATLSDAQADLRAQVHDAARRARAASRAVAALTTAVKDQALHAAADAVLAAVDDILAANGEDLTAARAAGTPEAMLDRLALNPQRVEGIAAGLRQVAGLPDPVGEVLRGRTLPNGLQLRQQRVPLGVVGIVYEGRPNVTVDAFGLTLKSGNAVLLRGSSSAARSNAALVAVLRDALTAEGLPADAVQLLPSADRASVTHLIQARGLVDVVIPRGGAGLIDAVVRDATVPTIETGVGNCHVYIDAAADLEVAERILLNSKTRRPSVCNAAETLLVDRALAETALPRLTAALSEAGVAVHSEPSEDQLRAEFLSMDLAVALVDGVDGAIAHINEYGTGHTEAIVTTDLAAAQRFTEQVDAAAVMVNAATSFTDGEQFGFGAEIGISTQKLHARGPMGLSELTSSKWIVWGDGHIRPA
- a CDS encoding AAA family ATPase → MDTPARPAPLFTDIDDVTRRLTETGYLPDTATATAVFLADQLGKPLLVEGPAGVGKTELARAVAQCTGAGLVRLQCYEGVDEARALYEWNHAKQILRIQSGSGDWDQTKMDVFSEEFLLQRPLLTAIRRTDPTVLLIDETDKADIEIEGLLLEVLSDFAVTVPELGTITAERKPFVLLTSNATRELSEALKRRCLFLHIDFPDADLERRILLSRVPELPEKLAEELVRIIGVLRGMQLKKVPSVAETIDWGRTVLALGMDTIDDAAIAATLGVVLKHQSDQTKASSELRLN
- a CDS encoding vWA domain-containing protein, with product MAPRRTSPPQPLAPHGLPGHLVGFVEALRAQGISVGPSETVDAGKVLATLGLGDREVLREGLACAVLRRSDHRETYDAMFDLWWPAALGDRTVLADDDGVPEADQPPTLPPEDVEAMRAMLLDLLSQNQDLADMDQRLAAMIAQIVEQYGKYNSSRGPSYSSYQALKSMALDELEGKLLAGLLAPYGESPSPTQEEIAKSLAAQRIAQIRKMVESETKRRTAEQLGRDHVQMYGIPQLAENVEFLRASGEQLKQMRKTVAPLARTLATRLAAKRRRHRAGQIDLRKTLRKSMSTGGVPIDVVLAKPRPARPELVVLCDVSGSVAGFSHFTLLLVDALRQQFSRVRVFAFIDTTDEVTHLFGPDADLAVAVQRITREAEVYTRDGHSDYGHAFSSFLDKFPNVLSPRSSLLILGDGRNNYRNPELELLAHMVSASRHAHWLNPEPRHLWGSGDSAVPRYEEIITMHECRSAKQLASVIDNLLPV
- the nadD gene encoding nicotinate-nucleotide adenylyltransferase, producing the protein MGGTFDPIHNGHLVAASEVADLFGLDEVVFVPTGQPWQKHGRSVTAAEDRYLMTVIATASNPRFTVSRVDIDRGGPTYTKDTLRDLKAANADTELYFITGADALASILSWQNWEEMFSLARFIGVSRPGFELDSKHITEAMSELPAEALTLVEIPALAISSTDCRNRAAQSRPIWYLVPDGVVQYVAKRALYRSHPTAVPIPEVNP
- the rsfS gene encoding ribosome silencing factor → MTATDEALEMAAVAARAAADKLAEDVVVIDVSGQLVITDCFVIATGANDRQVNAIVDEVEEKMRQAGNKPARREGTREGRWVLLDYVDVVVHIQHRDEREFYALDRLWKDCPVVPVDLGDRPGDGSGEDQQ
- the gpgP gene encoding glucosyl-3-phosphoglycerate phosphatase, with the translated sequence MRIRRLVMLRHGQTEYNAGSRMQGQLDTDLSELGRAQAVAAAEVLGKRRPLLIVSSDLRRAYDTAVTLGEQAGVPVEVDKRLRETHLGDWQGLTHTEVDALAPGARLAWRDDARWAPHGGESRVDVAERSVPLVTELVGSQRDWGADESDRPVVLVAHGGLIAALTAALLGIPVDNWPILGGMGNASWVQLAGHSAPDAAFEGIRWRLDVWNASAQVANDVL
- the octT gene encoding diglucosylglycerate octanoyltransferase, with product MSSDPGARKTLLVFADSLAYYGPTGGLPSDDPRIWPNIVARQLDWDLELIGRIGWTCRDVWWAATQDPRSWAALPRAGAVVFATCGMDSLPSPLPTALRESIRYVRPARLRRWVRDGYGWLQPRLSPVARPALPPHLTAEYLEMTRGAIDFNRPGIPMVATLPSVHTADTYGNSHRGRDGTVAAITSWAAEHDVPLVDLKEAVADEIYGGRGNPDGIHWNFEAHEAVAELMLKALAVAVEKSGG
- a CDS encoding DegV family protein encodes the protein MPVIVVTDSAARLPTELADAHGIRVVPLHILLDGADLHDGVDDVPPDIHDRQASTAGASPEELRTAYRRALADSDGAGVVAVHLSAALSSTFGAAQQAAAEVGPEVAVVDSRSTAMGTGFVALAAARAAAAGADRHAVAAQAHSAIGRSHGYIVVHRLDNLRRSGRIGGAAAWLGTALSLKPLLRIDDGKLVLAQRVRTPSKAVATMIDRVCEVVGPRAAALAVHHVANPDGADEVAAVLAERLPACPPALRSELGPVLALHVGAGAVAVVADVPEGE